One window of the Rhodococcus sovatensis genome contains the following:
- the aroB gene encoding 3-dehydroquinate synthase translates to MTEPVRVMVESAAPYPVIIGRGLLTDLVAELAGVRTVAIFHQPPLADTAEAVREALAAQGIDAHRIEIPDAEDGKELAVAGFCWEVLGRIGLTRSDAIVSLGGGAATDLAGFVAATWMRGVKIVHVPTTLLAMVDAAVGGKTGINTEAGKNLVGSFHEPAAVLIDLATLETVPRNEIVAGLAEVIKTGFIADPVILDLIEADPEAALDPTGTVLPELIRRSVEVKARVVAADLKESNLREILNYGHTLGHAIERRERYRWRHGAAVAVGLVYAAELGRLAGRLDDATADRHRSILELVGLPVGYDGDAFGDLLKGMQTDKKNRAGMLRFVVLDGLAKPGRLEGPDPSLLVAAYSAIAKDDTGSSSTGILL, encoded by the coding sequence ATGACCGAACCAGTACGAGTCATGGTGGAATCGGCCGCGCCGTACCCGGTGATCATCGGCAGGGGACTGTTGACCGATCTGGTCGCTGAACTCGCGGGTGTGCGAACCGTCGCGATCTTCCACCAGCCGCCGCTGGCGGATACCGCCGAAGCGGTCCGGGAGGCGTTGGCAGCTCAGGGGATCGACGCGCATCGCATCGAAATTCCCGACGCCGAGGACGGCAAAGAACTGGCCGTTGCCGGCTTCTGCTGGGAAGTTCTAGGCCGAATCGGTCTGACCCGCTCGGATGCCATCGTAAGCCTGGGCGGCGGCGCTGCGACCGACCTTGCCGGGTTCGTGGCCGCGACGTGGATGCGCGGAGTCAAGATCGTGCATGTGCCGACGACCTTGCTCGCGATGGTCGACGCGGCGGTCGGCGGAAAGACCGGCATCAACACCGAAGCAGGCAAGAATCTCGTCGGTTCGTTCCACGAACCGGCTGCAGTCTTGATCGATCTGGCAACACTCGAGACCGTTCCACGGAACGAGATCGTCGCTGGGCTCGCCGAGGTCATCAAGACCGGATTCATCGCGGACCCGGTGATACTCGATCTGATCGAAGCCGATCCCGAGGCTGCGCTCGATCCGACCGGCACGGTTCTGCCGGAGCTGATTCGTCGGTCCGTCGAGGTCAAGGCGCGGGTAGTCGCAGCCGACCTGAAGGAGTCGAACCTCCGCGAGATCCTCAACTACGGCCACACCCTCGGCCACGCCATCGAGCGCAGAGAGCGCTATCGGTGGCGTCATGGAGCTGCGGTGGCGGTCGGACTGGTTTACGCGGCAGAGCTCGGCAGGCTCGCTGGTCGGCTCGACGACGCCACCGCAGATCGGCACCGCTCGATACTCGAATTGGTCGGTCTGCCCGTCGGCTACGACGGTGATGCGTTCGGCGACTTGCTGAAGGGAATGCAGACGGACAAGAAGAACCGAGCTGGAATGCTGCGATTCGTCGTACTCGACGGTCTGGCCAAGCCCGGTCGATTGGAAGGCCCGGATCCGTCGCTTCTCGTCGCTGCGTACTCGGCTATCGCCAAGGACGACACTGGGTCATCGTCGACTGGAATCTTGCTCTAG
- a CDS encoding shikimate kinase, which translates to MTPYAVLIGPPGAGKSTIGRRVAAALELELCDTDALIERRTGRTIAEIFAHDGEPTFRSIEEQIVAEALATHTGVVSLGGGSILSERTRALLEPLPVVYLEISVAEGLRRTGANSSRPLLAGPDPRAKYQHLMRTRRPLYRSVAAIRVRTDGRSPARVVGQVVAKLKHYHEKAGSPNG; encoded by the coding sequence ATGACTCCGTACGCGGTTCTGATCGGACCGCCCGGTGCCGGCAAATCCACCATCGGACGCAGGGTGGCCGCTGCGCTCGAACTGGAACTGTGCGACACCGATGCCTTGATCGAGCGCAGAACCGGGCGCACGATCGCTGAAATCTTTGCGCACGATGGGGAGCCTACTTTTCGCAGTATCGAGGAGCAGATCGTCGCCGAAGCGCTGGCTACCCACACCGGTGTCGTCTCGCTCGGCGGAGGATCCATTTTGTCCGAGCGGACCCGAGCGCTCCTGGAACCACTGCCGGTGGTCTACCTGGAGATCAGCGTGGCCGAAGGACTCAGGCGAACGGGTGCCAACTCGTCCCGACCCCTTCTTGCCGGGCCCGATCCGCGGGCCAAGTACCAGCACCTGATGCGAACCCGTCGGCCGTTGTACCGCTCGGTCGCGGCGATCCGAGTGCGAACGGACGGCCGCAGTCCGGCACGTGTGGTCGGGCAGGTCGTCGCGAAGTTGAAGCACTACCACGAGAAAGCAGGAAGCCCCAATGGATGA